In a genomic window of Callithrix jacchus isolate 240 chromosome 22, calJac240_pri, whole genome shotgun sequence:
- the EML2 gene encoding echinoderm microtubule-associated protein-like 2 isoform X1, with the protein MATGGRAWGGDRARAGAGGAGGGCGGAMAERGPAFCGLYDTSSLLQYCNDDNLSGTSGMEVDDRVSALEQRLQLQEDELAVLKAALADALRRLRACEEQGAALRARGTPKGRAPPRLGTTASVCQLLKGLPTRTPLNGSGPPRRVGGYATSPSSPKKEATSGRSGRRYLSPERLASVRREDPRSRTTSSSSNCSAKKEGKTKEVIFSVEDGSVKMFLRGRPVPMLIPDELAPTYSLDTRSELPSCRLKLDWVYGYRGRDCRANLYLLPTGEIVYFVASVAVLYSVEEQRQRHYLGHNDDIKCLAIHPDMVTIATGQVAGTTKEGKPLPPHVRIWDSVSLSTLHVLGLGVFDRAVCCVGFSKSNGGNLLCAVDESNDHMLSVWDWAKETKVVDVKCSNEAVLVATFHPMDPTVLITCGKSHIYFWTLEGGSLSKRQGLFEKHEKPKYVLCVTFLEGGDVVTGDSGGNLYVWGKGGNRITQAVLGAHDGGVFGLCALRDGTLVSGGGRDRRVVLWGSDYSKLQEVEVPEDFGPVRTVAEGHGDTLYVGTTRNSILQGSIHTGFSLLVQGHVEELWGLAAHPSRAQFVTCGQDKLVHLWSSETHQPLWSRIIEDPARSAGFHPSGSVLAVGTVTGRWLLLDTETHDLVAIHTDGNEQISVVSFSPDGAYLAVGSHDNLVYVYTVDQGGRKVSRLGKCSGHSSFITHLDWAQDSSCFVTNSGDYEILYWDPATCKQITSADAVRNVEWATATCVLGFGVFGIWCEGADGTDINAVARSHDGKLLASADDFGKVHLFSYPCCQPRALSHKYGGHSSHVTNVAFLWDDSMALTTGGKDTSVLQWRVA; encoded by the exons ATGACAATTTGTCGGGCACGAGCGGTATGGAAGTGGACGACCGCGTGTCGGCGCTGGAGCAGCGGCTGCAGTTACAGGAAGACGAGCTGGCGGTCCTAAAGGCGGCGCTGGCGGATGCTCTGCGTCGCCTGCGGGCGTGCGAAGAACAGGGAGCTGCGCTCCGCGCGCGAGGCACCCCCAAGGGCCGGGCGCCTCCGCGCTTAGGCACCACTGCCTCGG TGTGTCAGCTTTTGAAAGGCCTTCCCACCAGGACGCCCCTTAATGGCTCGGGACCCCCCCGGCGCGTGGGCGGCTATGCCACGTCCCCATCCTCTCCCAAGAAGGAGGCGACCTCCGGGCGCAG TGGCCGCCGCTACTTGTCACCAGAGCGCCTGGCCTCGGTGCGCCGTGAGGATCCCCGCAGTCGCACTACATCCTCCAGCAGCAACTGTAGCGCCAAAAAGGAAGG CAAAACCAAAGAAGTTATCTTCAGCGTGG AGGATGGCTCCGTGAAAATGTTCCTGAGGGGCCGCCCTGTGCCCATGCTGATCCCAGACGAGCTGGCACCCACCTACAGCCTGGACACACGCTCGGAGCTGCCTTCCTGCCGGCTCAAGCTGGACTGGGT CTATGGCTACCGTGGCCGAGACTGCCGGGCCAACCTTTATTTGCTGCCCACTGGGGAGATAGTGTACTTTGTGGCCTCCGTGGCCGTGCTATACAGCGTGGAGGAGCAGAGGCAGCGACACTACCTGGGACACAATGATGACATCAAATG CTTGGCCATCCACCCGGATATGGTCACCATTGCCACAGGACAAGTGGCGGGCACCACTAAGGAAGGGAAG CCACTGCCACCCCATGTGCGcatctgggactcagtttccctcTCCACTCTACACGTGCTGGGCCTGGGAGTGTTTGACAGAGCCGTGTGCTGTGTGGGGTTCTCCAAATCT AATGGGGGCAACCTGCTGTGTGCCGTGGATGAATCCAATGATCACATGCTCTCTGTGTGGGACTGGGCCAAGGAGACCAAGGTGGTGGATGTCAAG TGCTCCAACGAGGCGGTATTGGTAGCCACCTTCCATCCCATGGACCCCACTGTGCTTATCACCTGCGGGAAATCTCACATCTACTTCTGGACCTTGGAAGGGGGCAGCCTGAGCAAGAGGCAGGGCCTCTTTGAG AAACATGAGAAACCGAAATATGTGCTGTGTGTGACCTTTCTGGAAGGTGGCGACGTGGTCACAGGGGACTCTGGAGGAAACCTCTATGTTTGGGGCAAAG GTGGGAACCGTATCACACAGGCGGTGCTGGGTGCCCACGACGGCGGCGTGTTTGGGCTCTGCGCCCTGCGGGACGGGACGCTGGTGTCTGGAGGGGGCCGCGATCGGCGGGTGGTCCTCTGGGGTTCTGACTACAGCAAGCTGCAGGAAGTGGAG GTCCCCGAGGACTTTGGCCCAGTGCGCACCGTGGCAGAGGGCCATGGAGACACGCTGTACGTGGGGACCACCCGCAATTCCATCCTGCAGGGCTCCATCCACACGGGCTTCTCGCTGCTGGTCCAG GGCCACGTGGAAGAGCTGTGGGGTCTCGCCGCACACCCCAGCCGGGCCCAGTTTGTGACCTGTGGGCAGGATAAGCTGGTGCATCTGTGGAGCTCAGAGACCCACCAGCCTCTGTGGAGCAGGATCATCGAG gACCCTGCCCGCTCAGCCGGCTTCCACCCCAGCGGCTCTGTCCTGGCTGTGGGCACAGTAACTGGCAG ATGGCTGCTGCTGGACACAGAGACCCATGACCTGGTGGCTATCCACACAGACGGCAATGAACAGATCTCAGTGGTCAGCTTCTCCCCAG acgGGGCGTACCTGGCCGTGGGCTCCCACGACAACTTGGTGTACGTGTACACGGTGGACCAGGGCGGCCGCAAGGTCAGCCGCCTGGGCAAGTGCTCG GGCCATTCCAGTTTTATCACCCACCTGGATTGGGCCCAGGACAGCAGCTGCTTTGTCACCAACTCCGGGGACTATGAGATTCTGTACT GGGACCCAGCTACCTGTAAGCAGATCACCAGTGCGGATGCTGTGAGGAACGTGGAATGGGCCACAGCTACTTGTGTCCTGGGGTTTGGGGTGTTTG GGATCTGGTGCGAAGGGGCAGACGGCACGGATATCAACGCAGTGGCCCGCTCCCATGATGGGAAGTTGCTGGCTTCAGCTGACGACTTTGGCAAAGTTCATCTGTTTAGCTACCCCTGCTGTCAGCCCCGA GCCCTCAGCCACAAATATGGTGGACACAGCAGCCATGTGACAAATGTGGCCTTCTTGTGGGATGACAGCATGGCCCTGACCACGGGGGGCAAGGACACCAGTGTGCTACAGTGGCGGGTGGCCTGA
- the EML2 gene encoding echinoderm microtubule-associated protein-like 2 isoform X3, whose protein sequence is MATGGRAWGGDRARAGAGGAGGGCGGAMAERGPAFCGLYDTSSLLQYCNVCQLLKGLPTRTPLNGSGPPRRVGGYATSPSSPKKEATSGRSGRRYLSPERLASVRREDPRSRTTSSSSNCSAKKEGKTKEVIFSVEDGSVKMFLRGRPVPMLIPDELAPTYSLDTRSELPSCRLKLDWVYGYRGRDCRANLYLLPTGEIVYFVASVAVLYSVEEQRQRHYLGHNDDIKCLAIHPDMVTIATGQVAGTTKEGKPLPPHVRIWDSVSLSTLHVLGLGVFDRAVCCVGFSKSNGGNLLCAVDESNDHMLSVWDWAKETKVVDVKCSNEAVLVATFHPMDPTVLITCGKSHIYFWTLEGGSLSKRQGLFEKHEKPKYVLCVTFLEGGDVVTGDSGGNLYVWGKGGNRITQAVLGAHDGGVFGLCALRDGTLVSGGGRDRRVVLWGSDYSKLQEVEVPEDFGPVRTVAEGHGDTLYVGTTRNSILQGSIHTGFSLLVQGHVEELWGLAAHPSRAQFVTCGQDKLVHLWSSETHQPLWSRIIEDPARSAGFHPSGSVLAVGTVTGRWLLLDTETHDLVAIHTDGNEQISVVSFSPDGAYLAVGSHDNLVYVYTVDQGGRKVSRLGKCSGHSSFITHLDWAQDSSCFVTNSGDYEILYWDPATCKQITSADAVRNVEWATATCVLGFGVFGIWCEGADGTDINAVARSHDGKLLASADDFGKVHLFSYPCCQPRALSHKYGGHSSHVTNVAFLWDDSMALTTGGKDTSVLQWRVA, encoded by the exons TGTGTCAGCTTTTGAAAGGCCTTCCCACCAGGACGCCCCTTAATGGCTCGGGACCCCCCCGGCGCGTGGGCGGCTATGCCACGTCCCCATCCTCTCCCAAGAAGGAGGCGACCTCCGGGCGCAG TGGCCGCCGCTACTTGTCACCAGAGCGCCTGGCCTCGGTGCGCCGTGAGGATCCCCGCAGTCGCACTACATCCTCCAGCAGCAACTGTAGCGCCAAAAAGGAAGG CAAAACCAAAGAAGTTATCTTCAGCGTGG AGGATGGCTCCGTGAAAATGTTCCTGAGGGGCCGCCCTGTGCCCATGCTGATCCCAGACGAGCTGGCACCCACCTACAGCCTGGACACACGCTCGGAGCTGCCTTCCTGCCGGCTCAAGCTGGACTGGGT CTATGGCTACCGTGGCCGAGACTGCCGGGCCAACCTTTATTTGCTGCCCACTGGGGAGATAGTGTACTTTGTGGCCTCCGTGGCCGTGCTATACAGCGTGGAGGAGCAGAGGCAGCGACACTACCTGGGACACAATGATGACATCAAATG CTTGGCCATCCACCCGGATATGGTCACCATTGCCACAGGACAAGTGGCGGGCACCACTAAGGAAGGGAAG CCACTGCCACCCCATGTGCGcatctgggactcagtttccctcTCCACTCTACACGTGCTGGGCCTGGGAGTGTTTGACAGAGCCGTGTGCTGTGTGGGGTTCTCCAAATCT AATGGGGGCAACCTGCTGTGTGCCGTGGATGAATCCAATGATCACATGCTCTCTGTGTGGGACTGGGCCAAGGAGACCAAGGTGGTGGATGTCAAG TGCTCCAACGAGGCGGTATTGGTAGCCACCTTCCATCCCATGGACCCCACTGTGCTTATCACCTGCGGGAAATCTCACATCTACTTCTGGACCTTGGAAGGGGGCAGCCTGAGCAAGAGGCAGGGCCTCTTTGAG AAACATGAGAAACCGAAATATGTGCTGTGTGTGACCTTTCTGGAAGGTGGCGACGTGGTCACAGGGGACTCTGGAGGAAACCTCTATGTTTGGGGCAAAG GTGGGAACCGTATCACACAGGCGGTGCTGGGTGCCCACGACGGCGGCGTGTTTGGGCTCTGCGCCCTGCGGGACGGGACGCTGGTGTCTGGAGGGGGCCGCGATCGGCGGGTGGTCCTCTGGGGTTCTGACTACAGCAAGCTGCAGGAAGTGGAG GTCCCCGAGGACTTTGGCCCAGTGCGCACCGTGGCAGAGGGCCATGGAGACACGCTGTACGTGGGGACCACCCGCAATTCCATCCTGCAGGGCTCCATCCACACGGGCTTCTCGCTGCTGGTCCAG GGCCACGTGGAAGAGCTGTGGGGTCTCGCCGCACACCCCAGCCGGGCCCAGTTTGTGACCTGTGGGCAGGATAAGCTGGTGCATCTGTGGAGCTCAGAGACCCACCAGCCTCTGTGGAGCAGGATCATCGAG gACCCTGCCCGCTCAGCCGGCTTCCACCCCAGCGGCTCTGTCCTGGCTGTGGGCACAGTAACTGGCAG ATGGCTGCTGCTGGACACAGAGACCCATGACCTGGTGGCTATCCACACAGACGGCAATGAACAGATCTCAGTGGTCAGCTTCTCCCCAG acgGGGCGTACCTGGCCGTGGGCTCCCACGACAACTTGGTGTACGTGTACACGGTGGACCAGGGCGGCCGCAAGGTCAGCCGCCTGGGCAAGTGCTCG GGCCATTCCAGTTTTATCACCCACCTGGATTGGGCCCAGGACAGCAGCTGCTTTGTCACCAACTCCGGGGACTATGAGATTCTGTACT GGGACCCAGCTACCTGTAAGCAGATCACCAGTGCGGATGCTGTGAGGAACGTGGAATGGGCCACAGCTACTTGTGTCCTGGGGTTTGGGGTGTTTG GGATCTGGTGCGAAGGGGCAGACGGCACGGATATCAACGCAGTGGCCCGCTCCCATGATGGGAAGTTGCTGGCTTCAGCTGACGACTTTGGCAAAGTTCATCTGTTTAGCTACCCCTGCTGTCAGCCCCGA GCCCTCAGCCACAAATATGGTGGACACAGCAGCCATGTGACAAATGTGGCCTTCTTGTGGGATGACAGCATGGCCCTGACCACGGGGGGCAAGGACACCAGTGTGCTACAGTGGCGGGTGGCCTGA
- the EML2 gene encoding echinoderm microtubule-associated protein-like 2 isoform X2, with protein sequence MSLDDNLSGTSGMEVDDRVSALEQRLQLQEDELAVLKAALADALRRLRACEEQGAALRARGTPKGRAPPRLGTTASVCQLLKGLPTRTPLNGSGPPRRVGGYATSPSSPKKEATSGRSGRRYLSPERLASVRREDPRSRTTSSSSNCSAKKEGKTKEVIFSVEDGSVKMFLRGRPVPMLIPDELAPTYSLDTRSELPSCRLKLDWVYGYRGRDCRANLYLLPTGEIVYFVASVAVLYSVEEQRQRHYLGHNDDIKCLAIHPDMVTIATGQVAGTTKEGKPLPPHVRIWDSVSLSTLHVLGLGVFDRAVCCVGFSKSNGGNLLCAVDESNDHMLSVWDWAKETKVVDVKCSNEAVLVATFHPMDPTVLITCGKSHIYFWTLEGGSLSKRQGLFEKHEKPKYVLCVTFLEGGDVVTGDSGGNLYVWGKGGNRITQAVLGAHDGGVFGLCALRDGTLVSGGGRDRRVVLWGSDYSKLQEVEVPEDFGPVRTVAEGHGDTLYVGTTRNSILQGSIHTGFSLLVQGHVEELWGLAAHPSRAQFVTCGQDKLVHLWSSETHQPLWSRIIEDPARSAGFHPSGSVLAVGTVTGRWLLLDTETHDLVAIHTDGNEQISVVSFSPDGAYLAVGSHDNLVYVYTVDQGGRKVSRLGKCSGHSSFITHLDWAQDSSCFVTNSGDYEILYWDPATCKQITSADAVRNVEWATATCVLGFGVFGIWCEGADGTDINAVARSHDGKLLASADDFGKVHLFSYPCCQPRALSHKYGGHSSHVTNVAFLWDDSMALTTGGKDTSVLQWRVA encoded by the exons ATGACAATTTGTCGGGCACGAGCGGTATGGAAGTGGACGACCGCGTGTCGGCGCTGGAGCAGCGGCTGCAGTTACAGGAAGACGAGCTGGCGGTCCTAAAGGCGGCGCTGGCGGATGCTCTGCGTCGCCTGCGGGCGTGCGAAGAACAGGGAGCTGCGCTCCGCGCGCGAGGCACCCCCAAGGGCCGGGCGCCTCCGCGCTTAGGCACCACTGCCTCGG TGTGTCAGCTTTTGAAAGGCCTTCCCACCAGGACGCCCCTTAATGGCTCGGGACCCCCCCGGCGCGTGGGCGGCTATGCCACGTCCCCATCCTCTCCCAAGAAGGAGGCGACCTCCGGGCGCAG TGGCCGCCGCTACTTGTCACCAGAGCGCCTGGCCTCGGTGCGCCGTGAGGATCCCCGCAGTCGCACTACATCCTCCAGCAGCAACTGTAGCGCCAAAAAGGAAGG CAAAACCAAAGAAGTTATCTTCAGCGTGG AGGATGGCTCCGTGAAAATGTTCCTGAGGGGCCGCCCTGTGCCCATGCTGATCCCAGACGAGCTGGCACCCACCTACAGCCTGGACACACGCTCGGAGCTGCCTTCCTGCCGGCTCAAGCTGGACTGGGT CTATGGCTACCGTGGCCGAGACTGCCGGGCCAACCTTTATTTGCTGCCCACTGGGGAGATAGTGTACTTTGTGGCCTCCGTGGCCGTGCTATACAGCGTGGAGGAGCAGAGGCAGCGACACTACCTGGGACACAATGATGACATCAAATG CTTGGCCATCCACCCGGATATGGTCACCATTGCCACAGGACAAGTGGCGGGCACCACTAAGGAAGGGAAG CCACTGCCACCCCATGTGCGcatctgggactcagtttccctcTCCACTCTACACGTGCTGGGCCTGGGAGTGTTTGACAGAGCCGTGTGCTGTGTGGGGTTCTCCAAATCT AATGGGGGCAACCTGCTGTGTGCCGTGGATGAATCCAATGATCACATGCTCTCTGTGTGGGACTGGGCCAAGGAGACCAAGGTGGTGGATGTCAAG TGCTCCAACGAGGCGGTATTGGTAGCCACCTTCCATCCCATGGACCCCACTGTGCTTATCACCTGCGGGAAATCTCACATCTACTTCTGGACCTTGGAAGGGGGCAGCCTGAGCAAGAGGCAGGGCCTCTTTGAG AAACATGAGAAACCGAAATATGTGCTGTGTGTGACCTTTCTGGAAGGTGGCGACGTGGTCACAGGGGACTCTGGAGGAAACCTCTATGTTTGGGGCAAAG GTGGGAACCGTATCACACAGGCGGTGCTGGGTGCCCACGACGGCGGCGTGTTTGGGCTCTGCGCCCTGCGGGACGGGACGCTGGTGTCTGGAGGGGGCCGCGATCGGCGGGTGGTCCTCTGGGGTTCTGACTACAGCAAGCTGCAGGAAGTGGAG GTCCCCGAGGACTTTGGCCCAGTGCGCACCGTGGCAGAGGGCCATGGAGACACGCTGTACGTGGGGACCACCCGCAATTCCATCCTGCAGGGCTCCATCCACACGGGCTTCTCGCTGCTGGTCCAG GGCCACGTGGAAGAGCTGTGGGGTCTCGCCGCACACCCCAGCCGGGCCCAGTTTGTGACCTGTGGGCAGGATAAGCTGGTGCATCTGTGGAGCTCAGAGACCCACCAGCCTCTGTGGAGCAGGATCATCGAG gACCCTGCCCGCTCAGCCGGCTTCCACCCCAGCGGCTCTGTCCTGGCTGTGGGCACAGTAACTGGCAG ATGGCTGCTGCTGGACACAGAGACCCATGACCTGGTGGCTATCCACACAGACGGCAATGAACAGATCTCAGTGGTCAGCTTCTCCCCAG acgGGGCGTACCTGGCCGTGGGCTCCCACGACAACTTGGTGTACGTGTACACGGTGGACCAGGGCGGCCGCAAGGTCAGCCGCCTGGGCAAGTGCTCG GGCCATTCCAGTTTTATCACCCACCTGGATTGGGCCCAGGACAGCAGCTGCTTTGTCACCAACTCCGGGGACTATGAGATTCTGTACT GGGACCCAGCTACCTGTAAGCAGATCACCAGTGCGGATGCTGTGAGGAACGTGGAATGGGCCACAGCTACTTGTGTCCTGGGGTTTGGGGTGTTTG GGATCTGGTGCGAAGGGGCAGACGGCACGGATATCAACGCAGTGGCCCGCTCCCATGATGGGAAGTTGCTGGCTTCAGCTGACGACTTTGGCAAAGTTCATCTGTTTAGCTACCCCTGCTGTCAGCCCCGA GCCCTCAGCCACAAATATGGTGGACACAGCAGCCATGTGACAAATGTGGCCTTCTTGTGGGATGACAGCATGGCCCTGACCACGGGGGGCAAGGACACCAGTGTGCTACAGTGGCGGGTGGCCTGA
- the EML2 gene encoding echinoderm microtubule-associated protein-like 2 isoform X4, whose translation MSSFGAGKTKEVIFSVEDGSVKMFLRGRPVPMLIPDELAPTYSLDTRSELPSCRLKLDWVYGYRGRDCRANLYLLPTGEIVYFVASVAVLYSVEEQRQRHYLGHNDDIKCLAIHPDMVTIATGQVAGTTKEGKPLPPHVRIWDSVSLSTLHVLGLGVFDRAVCCVGFSKSNGGNLLCAVDESNDHMLSVWDWAKETKVVDVKCSNEAVLVATFHPMDPTVLITCGKSHIYFWTLEGGSLSKRQGLFEKHEKPKYVLCVTFLEGGDVVTGDSGGNLYVWGKGGNRITQAVLGAHDGGVFGLCALRDGTLVSGGGRDRRVVLWGSDYSKLQEVEVPEDFGPVRTVAEGHGDTLYVGTTRNSILQGSIHTGFSLLVQGHVEELWGLAAHPSRAQFVTCGQDKLVHLWSSETHQPLWSRIIEDPARSAGFHPSGSVLAVGTVTGRWLLLDTETHDLVAIHTDGNEQISVVSFSPDGAYLAVGSHDNLVYVYTVDQGGRKVSRLGKCSGHSSFITHLDWAQDSSCFVTNSGDYEILYWDPATCKQITSADAVRNVEWATATCVLGFGVFGIWCEGADGTDINAVARSHDGKLLASADDFGKVHLFSYPCCQPRALSHKYGGHSSHVTNVAFLWDDSMALTTGGKDTSVLQWRVA comes from the exons ATGAGTAGCTTTGGAGCTGG CAAAACCAAAGAAGTTATCTTCAGCGTGG AGGATGGCTCCGTGAAAATGTTCCTGAGGGGCCGCCCTGTGCCCATGCTGATCCCAGACGAGCTGGCACCCACCTACAGCCTGGACACACGCTCGGAGCTGCCTTCCTGCCGGCTCAAGCTGGACTGGGT CTATGGCTACCGTGGCCGAGACTGCCGGGCCAACCTTTATTTGCTGCCCACTGGGGAGATAGTGTACTTTGTGGCCTCCGTGGCCGTGCTATACAGCGTGGAGGAGCAGAGGCAGCGACACTACCTGGGACACAATGATGACATCAAATG CTTGGCCATCCACCCGGATATGGTCACCATTGCCACAGGACAAGTGGCGGGCACCACTAAGGAAGGGAAG CCACTGCCACCCCATGTGCGcatctgggactcagtttccctcTCCACTCTACACGTGCTGGGCCTGGGAGTGTTTGACAGAGCCGTGTGCTGTGTGGGGTTCTCCAAATCT AATGGGGGCAACCTGCTGTGTGCCGTGGATGAATCCAATGATCACATGCTCTCTGTGTGGGACTGGGCCAAGGAGACCAAGGTGGTGGATGTCAAG TGCTCCAACGAGGCGGTATTGGTAGCCACCTTCCATCCCATGGACCCCACTGTGCTTATCACCTGCGGGAAATCTCACATCTACTTCTGGACCTTGGAAGGGGGCAGCCTGAGCAAGAGGCAGGGCCTCTTTGAG AAACATGAGAAACCGAAATATGTGCTGTGTGTGACCTTTCTGGAAGGTGGCGACGTGGTCACAGGGGACTCTGGAGGAAACCTCTATGTTTGGGGCAAAG GTGGGAACCGTATCACACAGGCGGTGCTGGGTGCCCACGACGGCGGCGTGTTTGGGCTCTGCGCCCTGCGGGACGGGACGCTGGTGTCTGGAGGGGGCCGCGATCGGCGGGTGGTCCTCTGGGGTTCTGACTACAGCAAGCTGCAGGAAGTGGAG GTCCCCGAGGACTTTGGCCCAGTGCGCACCGTGGCAGAGGGCCATGGAGACACGCTGTACGTGGGGACCACCCGCAATTCCATCCTGCAGGGCTCCATCCACACGGGCTTCTCGCTGCTGGTCCAG GGCCACGTGGAAGAGCTGTGGGGTCTCGCCGCACACCCCAGCCGGGCCCAGTTTGTGACCTGTGGGCAGGATAAGCTGGTGCATCTGTGGAGCTCAGAGACCCACCAGCCTCTGTGGAGCAGGATCATCGAG gACCCTGCCCGCTCAGCCGGCTTCCACCCCAGCGGCTCTGTCCTGGCTGTGGGCACAGTAACTGGCAG ATGGCTGCTGCTGGACACAGAGACCCATGACCTGGTGGCTATCCACACAGACGGCAATGAACAGATCTCAGTGGTCAGCTTCTCCCCAG acgGGGCGTACCTGGCCGTGGGCTCCCACGACAACTTGGTGTACGTGTACACGGTGGACCAGGGCGGCCGCAAGGTCAGCCGCCTGGGCAAGTGCTCG GGCCATTCCAGTTTTATCACCCACCTGGATTGGGCCCAGGACAGCAGCTGCTTTGTCACCAACTCCGGGGACTATGAGATTCTGTACT GGGACCCAGCTACCTGTAAGCAGATCACCAGTGCGGATGCTGTGAGGAACGTGGAATGGGCCACAGCTACTTGTGTCCTGGGGTTTGGGGTGTTTG GGATCTGGTGCGAAGGGGCAGACGGCACGGATATCAACGCAGTGGCCCGCTCCCATGATGGGAAGTTGCTGGCTTCAGCTGACGACTTTGGCAAAGTTCATCTGTTTAGCTACCCCTGCTGTCAGCCCCGA GCCCTCAGCCACAAATATGGTGGACACAGCAGCCATGTGACAAATGTGGCCTTCTTGTGGGATGACAGCATGGCCCTGACCACGGGGGGCAAGGACACCAGTGTGCTACAGTGGCGGGTGGCCTGA